CCGACCAGGGCGAGCATACCGCAGATCAGCGCGCTGACTTCGAGTACGTACAACCGCAGCGGACGCCCGTTCCACAACAACACGGCGCGCGGAATCGCGAACGCGATGATATGCCCGGCCAGAACGGCCAGAATGCCGTAGTGGAACGGCACCAGTCCCCAGAAGTGCTGCTTGTTTTCCAGTAGCTGCGAGGACAAGCTGGAATAGGTGAACGACTGCATGCGGTAGCGTAGGATCGTCCCGATGAAGAACACCGCGAAGGCCAGATAGGGC
The sequence above is a segment of the bacterium genome. Coding sequences within it:
- a CDS encoding respiratory nitrate reductase subunit gamma, whose protein sequence is MTESAAFRYLDQFLFIALPYLAFAVFFIGTILRYRMQSFTYSSLSSQLLENKQHFWGLVPFHYGILAVLAGHIIAFAIPRAVLLWNGRPLRLYVLEVSALICGMLALVG